One window from the genome of Pseudanabaena yagii GIHE-NHR1 encodes:
- a CDS encoding transporter substrate-binding domain-containing protein, whose translation MKTALAILNQLWRYVGVRQIEKGNKSQTNRRQYLNCLAVVSSTLTIATPIALWDLANPLTAQPLTHAIASSSNNNSAINSDINSLDAIQKRGKLIVGIKDNLPPLGFRDRNGNLAGLEIELARELGKELNIPVEFVPLKNRDRLSALANNQVDLAIAQITVTTNRTRLVDFSLPYYTDSTIAIAKQGNTRQDLNQPIAIAVLKNSASIAVIQSQFPKAAIIGANSYEDGLAALQAGKVKAFVGDRSSLTQWLKEHPEYEIIGQPLAVHSLAIALPRGLQHLDLRDRVFAIVDKWRKSSWLTDRVKYWGL comes from the coding sequence TTGAAAACTGCATTAGCAATCCTCAATCAATTGTGGAGATATGTGGGTGTGAGACAGATAGAAAAAGGCAACAAATCTCAAACTAATAGAAGGCAGTATCTAAATTGCTTAGCAGTCGTCTCATCCACGCTCACCATAGCAACACCGATCGCCTTATGGGATTTAGCAAATCCCCTCACTGCCCAACCACTCACCCATGCGATCGCCTCTAGTTCCAATAACAACTCCGCCATAAATTCAGACATCAATTCCCTAGATGCAATTCAGAAACGCGGCAAACTAATCGTGGGCATTAAGGACAACTTGCCACCATTGGGATTTCGCGATCGCAATGGCAACTTAGCAGGATTAGAAATCGAACTTGCCCGTGAATTAGGTAAAGAGCTAAATATACCCGTCGAATTTGTCCCACTCAAAAATCGCGATCGCCTATCTGCATTAGCCAATAATCAAGTAGATTTAGCGATCGCCCAAATTACCGTCACCACCAATCGCACACGCCTAGTTGATTTCTCCTTGCCCTACTACACCGATAGCACCATCGCGATCGCCAAGCAGGGCAACACCCGTCAAGACCTCAACCAACCCATAGCGATCGCTGTTCTCAAAAATTCCGCATCCATTGCCGTGATCCAATCGCAATTTCCCAAGGCAGCAATTATTGGCGCGAATTCCTACGAGGATGGTCTAGCTGCCCTACAAGCAGGTAAAGTCAAAGCCTTTGTTGGCGATCGCAGCAGTCTCACCCAATGGCTCAAGGAACACCCCGAATATGAAATTATTGGTCAGCCCTTAGCCGTACATAGTTTAGCGATCGCCTTACCGCGTGGACTCCAGCATTTAGACTTGCGCGATCGGGTCTTTGCCATTGTGGACAAATGGCGCAAAAGTAGCTGGCTCACAGACAGAGTAAAATATTGGGGATTGTAG